One region of Alosa sapidissima isolate fAloSap1 chromosome 1, fAloSap1.pri, whole genome shotgun sequence genomic DNA includes:
- the smarca5 gene encoding SWI/SNF-related matrix-associated actin-dependent regulator of chromatin subfamily A member 5 encodes MSDQENGVDKREEKPELEAGAEDDASDTVRDEASETGEGSKAEESSSSSPKEFEEKLLLPGYEEKVETDRTNRFEYLLKQTELFAHFIQPAAQKTPTSPLKMKPGRPRVKKDEKQNLLSAGDNRHRRTEQEEDEELLSESNKTTNVCTRFDESPSYVKTGKLRDYQIRGLNWLISLYENGINGILADEMGLGKTLQTISLLAYMKHYRNIPGPHMVLVPKSTLYNWMNEFKRWVPSLRAVCLIGDREQRNAFIRDTLLPGEWDVCVTSYEMLIIERAVFKKFNWRYLVIDEAHRIKNEKSKLSEIVREFKTTNRLLLTGTPLQNNLHELWALLNFLLPDVFNSSEDFDSWFDTNNCLGDQKLVERLHTVLRPFLLRRIKADVEKSLLPKKEVKMYVGLSKMQREWYTKILMKDIDILNSAGKTDKMRLLNILMQLRKCCNHPYLFDGAEPGPPYTTDSHLVVNSGKMVVLDKLLPKMKAQGSRVLIFSQMTRVLDILEDYCMWRNYGYCRLDGQTPHEERQISINAFNEPNSSKFIFMLSTRAGGLGINLATADVVIIYDSDWNPQVDLQAMDRAHRIGQKKQVRVFRFITENTVEERIVERAEMKLRLDSIVIQQGRLVDPNANKLGKDEMLNIIRHGATHVFASKESEITDEDIDEILERGEKKTEELKEKMGKLEEGSLRNFTMENTENSVYNFEGEDYREKKKVITNWIEPPKRERKANYAVDAYFREALRVSEPKAPKAPRPPKQPNVQDFQFFPPRLFELLEKEILYYRKTIGYKVPRNPDQPNSAQVQKEEQAKIDEAEPLTEEELEEKENLLTQGFTIWNKRDFNQFIKANEKWGRDDLENIAREVEGKTPEEVMEYSAVFWERCNELQDIEKIMAQIERGEARIQRRISIKKALDSKIGRYKAPFHQLRISYGTNKGKNYTEEEDRFLICMLHKLGFDKESVYDELRQCIRNSPQFRFDWFLKSRTAMELQRRCNTLITLIERENMELEEREKAEKKKRGPRTSSAQKRKAEGTPDGRGRKKKLKL; translated from the exons ATGTCCGACCAGGAGAACGGCGTGGACAAGCGGGAAGAGAAGCCTGAACTTGAAGCCGGGGCAGAG GATGATGCATCCGATACTGTCCGGGATGAGGCCTCCGAGACCGGGGAGGGGAGCAAAGCAGAAgaatcctcctcctcttctccaaaAGAGTTTGAAGAGAAGTTGTTATTGCCAGGATATGAAGAGAAAGTG GAAACGGATCGGACCAACCGCTTTGAATATCTCCTGAAACAGACTGAGCTGTTTGCTCACTTTATCCAGCCTGCGGCTCAGAAGACCCCAACCTCTCCTCTGAAGATGAAGCCGGGGCGTCCCCGCGTCAAGAAGGATGAGAAGCAGAATCTGCTCTCAGCAGGAGA CAACCGTCACCGGCGGACagagcaagaggaggatgaggagttGTTGAGCGAAAGTAACAAAACCACCAACGTGTGCACACGTTTTGACGAATCTCCCTCCT ATGTAAAAACTGGTAAGCTCAGGGACTATCAGATTCGGGGGTTAAACTGGCTCATTTCCCTTTATGAGAATGGCATCAATGGGATCCTCGCTGATGAGATG GGTCTGGGGAAGACCCTTCAGACCATCTCACTGCTAGCTTACATGAAGCACTACCGGAACATCCCAGGGCCACACATGGTTTTGGTGCCCAAGTCGACGCTGTACAACTGGATGAATGAGTTTAAGCGCTGGGTGCCCTCTCTTAGAGCTGTCTGCCTCATTGGTGACAGGGAACAGAGG AATGCGTTCATCCGTGACACCCTGTTGCCAGGggagtgggatgtgtgtgtgacctcctATGAGATGCTCATCATTGAGCGGGCCGTCTTCAAGAAGTTCAACTGGAGGTACCTAGTCATTGATGAGGCCCATCGCATCAAGAATGAAAAGTCAAAG CTGTCAGAAATCGTTCGTGAGTTTAAGACTACCAACCGTCTGCTGCTGACTGGAACCCCGCTCCAGAATAACCTTCATGAGCTGTGGGCTCTGCTCAACTTCCTGCTGCCTGATGTCTTCAACTCCTCTGAG GACTTTGATTCCtggtttgacacaaacaactGCCTGGGGGACCAGAAGCTTGTGGAACGTCTGCACACT GTCTTGCGTCCTTTCCTGCTGCGTCGTATCAAAGCTGACGTAGAGAAATCTCTGCTTCCCAAGAAGGAGGTGAAGATGTACGTTGGGCTCAGCAAGATGCAGAGAGAATG GTACACAAAGATCCTGATGAAGGACATTGACATTCTCAACTCAGCGGGTAAGACCGATAAAATGCGCCTGCTGAACATTCTGATGCAGCTGAGGAAGTGCTGTAACCACCCCTACCTGTTTGATGGCGCGGAGCCCGGACCTCCCTACACCACTGACTCGCACCTGGTGGTCAACAGTGGCAAGATGGTCGTGTTGGACAAGCTGCTGCCTAAGATGAAGGCCCAAG gTTCCCGTGTGCTCATCTTCAGTCAGATGACCAGGGTGCTGGACATCCTGGAAGACTACTGTATGTGGCGTAACTATGGTTACTGCCGTCTAGATGGACAGACCCCTCATGAAGAGAGACAG ATCTCAATTAACGCCTTCAATGAGCCAAACAGCTCGAAGTTCATCTTCATGCTGAGCACCAGGGCTGGAGGTCTGGGCATCAACTTGGCCACAGCAGATGTGGTCATCATCTATGACTCTGACTGGAACCCACAGGTCGACCTACAAGCCATG GATCGGGCTCACAGAATCGGTCAGAAGAAGCAGGTGCGTGTATTCCGCTTCATCACTGAGAACACGGTAGAGGAGCGCATTGTGGAGAGAGCCGAAATGAAGCTGCGCTTGGATTCCATTGTCATCCAGCAAG gCCGTCTTGTGGACCCAAACGCGAACAAGCTCGGTAAAGACGAGATGTTGAACATTATCAGGCATGGGGCCACACACGTCTTCGCCTCCAAGGAGAGTGAGATCACTGATGAGGACATTGATGAGATcctggaaagaggagagaagaag ACTGAAGAGTTGAAGGAAAAGATGGGTAAACTTGAAGAAGGCTCCCTGCGGAACTTCACCATGGAAAACACGGAAAACAGCGTCTACAACTTTGAAGGAGAGGATTacagggaaaagaaaaag GTCATCACAAACTGGATTGAGCCGCCAAAGCGAGAGCGGAAGGCTAACTATGCTGTCGACGCCTACTTCAGAGAGGCACTGCGTGTCAGTGAACCCAAAGCCCCCAAG GCTCCAAGACCTCCCAAGCAGCCCAACGTTCAGGACTTCCAGTTCTTCCCACCAAGACTCTTTGAGTTATTGGAAAAAGAGATCCTCTATTATAGAAAAACCATCGGCTACAAG GTTCCACGGAACCCAGACCAGCCAAACTCAGCACAGGTGCAGAAGGAGGAGCAGGCGAAGATTGATGAGGCCGAGCCTCTGacggaggaggagctggaggagaaggagaacctCCTCACACAG GGATTCACCATCTGGAACAAGCGTGACTTTAACCAGTTCATCAAGGCTAATGAGAAGTGGGGCCGAGATGACCTTGAGAACATTGCCAGAGAGGTTGAGGGCAAAACACCAGAGGAGGTCATGGAATATTCTG CTGTGTTCTGGGAACGATGCAATGAACTGCAAGATATTGAGAAAATCATGGCCCAGATTGAGAGGGGAGAGGCCAGGATTCAGAGGAGGATTAGCATAAAGAAAGCACTGGACTCAAAG ATTGGTCGCTACAAGGCTCCGTTCCATCAGCTGCGCATCTCCTACGGCACCAACAAGGGAAAGAACTACACGGAGGAGGAGGACCGCTTCCTCATCTGCATGCTACACAAACTGGGCTTCGACAAGGAGAGCGTCTACGACGAGTTGCGCCAGTGCATCCGAAACTCGCCACAGTTCCGCTTCGACTGGTTCCTCAAGTCTCGTACTGCCATG GAACTGCAGAGGAGGTGTAACACACTGATTACGCTAATTGAGCGAGAGAACATGGAATTGGAAGAAAGGGAGAAGgcagagaagaaaaagagaggccCTCGCACATCTTCA GCTCAGAAACGCAAGGCTGAGGGGACTCCAGACGGTCGCGGACGCAAGAAGAAGCTCAAGTTGTAA
- the LOC121718633 gene encoding uncharacterized protein LOC121718633, whose amino-acid sequence MVGQTVQEYLNSADSYAICDSKGIAISDTAETKDLEFWKTPSRKLYAIKNQDLSKVKTGRLESTMKKKRMDPEENEVLDGLQEVELEIKNATARVSENLDEKFSELRISVGHINANVLQVVQQCEVLEEVKEKVSEMSMSLQIASCLRQALTCRMCTTIPDTVLVVTVCCGQMAGCGPCVQTYLNENDTCLLCKAPMFASKLVFLRSLAEALAVARLAGAPAPYS is encoded by the exons ATGGTGGGCCAAACAGTACAGGAGTACCTGAATTCGGCTGACAGCTATGCAATTTGTGACAGTAAAGGAATTGCTATTTCGGACACAGCAGAGACCAAAG ATctggaattttggaaaacaccaAGCCGAAAGCTGTATGCCATCAAAAACCAAGACCTGTCCAAAGTTAAGACAGGAAGACTTGAAAGCACCATGAAAAAGAAAAG GATGGACCCTGAAGAAAATGAGGTGCTGGATGGCCTGCAAGAAGTTGAACTTGAAATCAAAAATGCTACTGCCAGGGTGTCTGAAAACCTGGATGAAAAGTTCAGCGAGCTCCGCATTTCTGTAGGGCATATTAACGCCAATGTCCTACAGGTTGTCCAACAGTGTGAGGTGTTGGAGGAGGTAAAAGAGAAAGTTTCTGAAATGTCTATGTCACTACAGATTGCCTCATGCCTGCGACAGGCATTGACATGCAGAATGTGTACAACTATTCCAGACACAGTCCTTGTTGTTACTGTATGCTGTGGGCAGATGGCAGGGTGTGGCCCTTGTGTTCAGACCTATCTAAATGAGAATGACACCTGTCTGTTGTGTAAGGCTCCAATGTTTGCCAGCAAACTGGTGTTTTTAAGAAGTCTGGCCGAGGCCCTGGCCGTGgcacgactggctggggcacctgcaccatatTCATAG